One segment of Neobacillus endophyticus DNA contains the following:
- a CDS encoding MazG nucleotide pyrophosphohydrolase domain-containing protein yields MKEMQRFAKVYQQQMNWEINEENYEKSRASLLNNYMLLTTEVAEVAEELRKGFNITNKNIQNGMNDEEAFRIAKEVIKQDLGKEFADCLAYICKIANFFEVDLEESFYSKMEEVKNRENKDIRLQKR; encoded by the coding sequence ATGAAAGAAATGCAGAGATTTGCGAAAGTGTATCAACAGCAAATGAATTGGGAAATAAATGAGGAAAACTATGAAAAAAGCAGAGCTTCATTATTAAATAATTACATGCTTCTAACAACAGAAGTGGCTGAAGTAGCCGAAGAACTTCGTAAAGGTTTTAACATTACAAATAAAAACATACAAAATGGAATGAATGATGAAGAAGCATTTAGAATTGCTAAAGAAGTTATTAAGCAAGATTTAGGAAAAGAATTTGCGGATTGCTTGGCATACATATGCAAAATTGCAAATTTCTTCGAAGTTGATTTGGAAGAAAGTTTTTATTCCAAGATGGAAGAGGTTAAAAACAGGG